Proteins encoded by one window of Mycobacteriales bacterium:
- a CDS encoding phage holin family protein: MASTRTYGGNGTPVDEQSLGELFATATRDMSLLIHQEIELAKTELSAQAAKVGVGAGLLSGAGVFGIFTLVLAAFAGGFGFAAGLNIGVWAGFLCMAGVFGLVAAILAGLGVLRMKGLSGPKRTQRTVKLSIASIRHPRKKSTPTPG; the protein is encoded by the coding sequence GTGGCGTCAACCCGTACCTATGGCGGCAACGGAACGCCGGTCGACGAGCAGTCCCTCGGGGAGCTGTTCGCGACCGCGACCCGGGACATGTCGCTGCTCATCCATCAGGAGATCGAGCTCGCCAAGACCGAGCTGAGCGCGCAGGCCGCAAAGGTCGGTGTCGGCGCCGGTTTACTCAGCGGGGCCGGGGTGTTCGGGATCTTCACCCTCGTCCTCGCCGCGTTCGCCGGCGGGTTCGGCTTCGCGGCCGGCCTGAACATCGGCGTCTGGGCAGGCTTTCTGTGCATGGCCGGGGTGTTCGGGCTGGTCGCCGCGATCCTGGCCGGGCTGGGCGTCCTGCGTATGAAAGGACTGAGCGGTCCCAAGCGCACTCAGCGAACGGTGAAGCTCTCGATTGCCTCGATCCGCCACCCGCGGAAGAAGTCCACCCCGACGCCGGGATGA
- a CDS encoding HAD family hydrolase, with translation MSDAAAFFDLDKTIIATSSTLALGRAFREAGLITRRSMAKGAYARLVYHLGGVDADRMDRLRDGLAATMTGWDAEQVRSVIAGALSELIDPLVYDEAVALIEDHHAAGRAVVIVSSSGEEVVGPIGEMLGADQVIASRMVVEAGRYTGSLAFYAFGSFKADAMRELAARNGWELGDCYAYSDSHTDVPMLEAVGHPYAVNPDRALRREAAVRDWPVLTFAHPVPLRSRFPTVPAPRRSVAVGVAGAAVVAAAAGWHAARSHARRDG, from the coding sequence GTGTCGGATGCCGCCGCATTCTTCGACCTCGACAAGACGATCATCGCGACGTCGAGCACGCTGGCGCTGGGCCGGGCCTTCCGGGAAGCGGGTCTGATCACCCGCCGGTCGATGGCGAAAGGCGCTTATGCGCGGCTGGTCTACCACCTCGGCGGAGTCGACGCCGACCGGATGGACCGCCTGCGCGACGGGCTGGCGGCGACGATGACCGGCTGGGACGCCGAACAGGTGCGGTCCGTGATCGCAGGCGCGCTGAGCGAGCTGATCGACCCGCTGGTCTACGACGAAGCCGTTGCCCTGATCGAGGACCATCATGCGGCCGGGCGGGCGGTGGTGATCGTCTCGAGCAGCGGCGAGGAGGTCGTCGGCCCGATCGGCGAGATGCTCGGTGCCGACCAGGTGATCGCCAGCCGGATGGTGGTCGAGGCCGGTCGCTACACCGGCTCGCTCGCCTTCTACGCGTTCGGCTCCTTCAAGGCGGACGCCATGCGTGAGCTCGCCGCGCGCAACGGCTGGGAGCTCGGCGATTGCTACGCCTACAGCGACTCGCACACCGACGTACCCATGCTCGAGGCAGTCGGGCATCCGTACGCCGTCAACCCGGACCGGGCCCTTCGGCGCGAGGCCGCGGTGAGGGATTGGCCGGTGCTGACGTTCGCGCACCCGGTGCCGCTGCGGTCGCGGTTCCCGACGGTGCCCGCGCCTCGCCGCTCGGTCGCGGTCGGGGTGGCCGGAGCCGCAGTGGTCGCTGCCGCGGCCGGGTGGCATGCTGCGCGAAGCCACGCACGGCGGGACGGATAG
- a CDS encoding alpha/beta hydrolase — protein sequence MSNRRLVDDSAVLIDGPWTHRHITANGVRFHVAEAGTGPLVLLLHGFPQFWWTWRDQMVGLADAGYRAVAPDLRGYAASDKPPRGYDAPTLAADVAGMVRALGERDAVIVGQDWGGHLAWSVAALHPTVARRIVICASPHPLRWAQALRHDRDQRAASRHVARFQLPWAPERWLVADDAANVAALLREWGGPRYPDPQAERRYRDAMQILYTPNRALEYYRWAARSTTRTDGHRYRRAMRTPIDVPTLQLHGALDRAALPRTAQGSGRYVAADYEWRLVEGVGHFPQEEVPELVTGELLRWCKG from the coding sequence ATGAGCAACCGCCGGCTGGTCGACGACTCCGCCGTCCTCATCGACGGGCCGTGGACGCATCGGCACATCACGGCGAACGGGGTGCGCTTCCATGTCGCGGAGGCGGGCACCGGGCCGCTGGTGTTGCTCTTGCACGGGTTTCCGCAGTTCTGGTGGACCTGGCGCGACCAGATGGTCGGCCTCGCCGATGCCGGTTACCGGGCCGTCGCTCCCGACCTGCGCGGGTACGCCGCGAGCGACAAGCCACCCCGCGGGTACGACGCACCCACCCTCGCCGCCGACGTGGCGGGCATGGTGCGGGCGCTCGGCGAGCGCGATGCGGTGATCGTCGGCCAGGACTGGGGCGGCCACCTGGCCTGGTCGGTTGCCGCGTTGCACCCCACGGTCGCGCGTCGCATCGTGATCTGCGCGAGCCCGCACCCGCTGCGCTGGGCGCAGGCCTTGCGCCACGACCGCGACCAGCGGGCCGCGAGCCGGCACGTCGCGCGCTTCCAGCTGCCCTGGGCGCCGGAGCGCTGGCTGGTCGCAGACGACGCCGCCAATGTGGCCGCACTGCTGCGCGAGTGGGGCGGCCCGCGCTACCCGGACCCGCAGGCCGAGCGCCGATACCGGGATGCGATGCAGATCCTCTACACCCCGAACCGCGCGCTGGAGTACTACCGCTGGGCGGCCCGCTCCACTACGCGAACCGATGGCCATCGCTACCGCCGGGCGATGCGGACTCCGATCGACGTACCGACCCTGCAGCTGCATGGGGCCCTCGACCGGGCAGCGCTACCCCGAACCGCGCAGGGCTCCGGCCGCTATGTCGCCGCCGACTACGAGTGGCGGCTGGTCGAGGGGGTCGGGCACTTCCCGCAAGAAGAGGTGCCCGAGCTGGTCACCGGCGAGCTGTTGCGCTGGTGCAAGGGCTGA